The window ATCTACCAAGCATAAAATAAAAGCATTCTTCGTCATCGTTGTAATGTCTACATATCTATGCTCTTTTACTctttccaaaaaagaaaagaacaccTTACACTAGAGATCTGCTTTGAGTCTATAGTTGTTTAGCTGATTTATAGATGAGTTAACCTTGTGTATACAAGATGTTGTTCTATGTGCATACATTTGCCGGTAATATTGTGTTTATCAAGTAAATTGGCGAGTGATTCAGTCAAAAGTTGGAATTTTCGATAATTACTCAAAAAGGAAGAGTTTTAAGATAAGCAGAAGTAAAACAAAGTATATGCACTATTAAGTTTAGTACTATAAGAAGAATGATGTTGAGATGGGATTAGACTAGACTTTGACCTTTAAATGCAGACAACTCAAATATCTAGGTTCAGTTTGCAAGAGAATGTAATGATAAATGAAGATGTAACATATTAAACTAAAGCAGGGTGGTTGAATTGGAGACAAAAGACCTACAATCTCTTGAAATTAATAAGGGCTCAGCTTAGAATAGAACAGAAAACCTACAATTTTTTTAGAATCAAACAGGGATTTAACTAACATATTAAACTAAAGCAGGGTGGTTGAATTGGAGACAGAAGACCTACAGTCTCTTGAAATTAATAAGGGCTCAGCTTAGAATAGAACAGAAAACCTACAATTTTTTAGAATCAAACAGGGATTTAACTAGGAACAGAATACACATAGAAGCAAATGACTCAAATAGGTGATACCAACTAGTTTGGATTAATGTTTATTTGTAGTTATACTTGCATTATGACTATAAGTTAGAGACTTGTATATATCAGTTTCACGATAAGTGTAAGATTTAGAGAAACTCTAATCTTAAAGATCACcaaattttctttaaaagataaaatatttagTTGTGAGATGAGTTGGACCCAAATAAAGCAGAATAAATATGAGGATTATAGCTGACTTTACTAGTTTGGGATTAGTGGCATAGTTGATCGATTGAATGATCTCTCTCTCCGTTTGTCCTATTACTTGCATTTGCCATTTGATTGCAAATAATGGCTTTTCTTTGTGTTTTCTGGTAATCTGGTTGCAGTTGAAGTATATTCCATTACTGAGGGAAGCCACAAGCAGTAAGAAAATTGAACTTAATGACTTTTTAATATAGAAAATTGAACGATATTAGCTTGAAGGCCCTTCAAAAATGAACTGAAGCTAcacaaataatttaaaattttaagaattaaaagaaagagaagaacaGCAACGTCTCAGTTTTTATTACATTTGACTTGTCAAATGTACTTTGCTAACCATATTGGTTTTTATTGGATAGGAATTTACAAACTTGTTTGTTTGAAGttacctttcctgctttcttgtTCTAGGTTTTGCATTTGATCCATCTAAGTGCAGTAAATTGAGTATGAAGGAAAAGAGGGAATTAGTTTATGAATTATCAAAGCGGTCACATGGTGCCCCTGAAATGCTGCAATCTTGGAGCCGTCAGGAGATTTTGCAGATATTGTGTGCAGAGATGGGAAAAGAAAGGAAGTATACTGGactgacaaaattaaaaataatagaaaacctTCTGAAAATTGTATCTGAGAAGAATTCACTGGAGCATGGAAGTACATCTAATCTTGAAATGCAGCCTTCATCAGAGAGTGGTCAGAGGAGTTCCAAGAGGCAGAGGAAAGCTGAGCATCCAAGTCGTTTTCCTATTGAGGCTAATAATTCTTCAACAACAAATGTTAATAATAGTTTAGACAATGTTGTGTACTGCAAAAATTTGGCTTGCAGAGCTAAATTAAGTTGCGAAGATGCATTTTGCAAAAGGTGTTCATGTTGTATTTGCCGTAACTATGATGACAACAAGGACCCTAGTCTATGGTTGATTTGCAGCTCAGAGCCTCCTTTTCAAGGGGATTCATGTGGTATGTCATGTCACCTTGAGTGTGCCATTAAGCATGGAGAATCTGGTATTGCAACTGATAAATTAGACGAGGGCAATAATGGAATCTTTTATTGTGTATCCTGTGGAAAACCTAATGATCTACTCAGGTAACTCTTTATATTGCCTCATATCAGCGTGATCTGATGTTGTACTTTTATGAGTCCACAACAAGACATAAGATTTTTCTTTCAAATGGCATCTATATTTGTCCACATCCCAAGTTTTCTTACCTTTCTCTTTTTCCGTAATTATGTGTATTGTAGCTCTTCTGATAAAAGTACTTTTATTAACGCCTTGGCCACTTAACTTTCGTCTTGGGATTGGTATCTTGTTCTTTTGGGAATGAGTATTTCCATAGACATCAGATTTATGTTAGAACTGTGGACCATTTATCGCAACAAATAACCAACAAGAGCTTCAGAAAAGACCTAGGgtccgtttggattggcttaaaaaaagtGGCTTTTAAGTtaagtgcttaaaagcactttaTAAGTGCTGGaacttgttttataaataaacaGTTACGTGTtaggataaaagtgctgaaacttAAAACAAGCTGATGAAGTGTTTGGTAAACAAGTGCTGGTAAGCACTTTTTCTTGTTAAAATGACTGAAATATCCTTAAAGTTGTTAACATTATAAAGAAGATGATTACCATAAtattatattttctgttcataGCTTCAAATTCAGGGGTAACATGTAAATTCATTGAATGATATGATTTTAGAATATAGTTAcaccaattaaaaaaaaaaggaaggattcaacgaccaaaaaaattaaatgttatggaaccaaaaaaagaagccaaaagaacaatatttacaaaatattggAATGTATCAAACATTATTTAAAAAACTATTGTTTGCTTCACGTTAAGAACTTCAAGAAATTGACAAATATTGGAGAATGGGGAAAAATAAAATAGTATGTTGTAGGGTTTTTACTTAGGGGTAATTTTGGGATTAAGAACAATTATAAGGGATAAGAATGTAATATCCTTGGTCAAAGCAATATGGCTTTTAAGCCAATTTAGAAAAAGTTGGGTTTTCCAACTTATTGGTTTTGGGTTTTCCACAAGTTAAAAACTTAAGCCCATCCAAACAGGCTCCTAATTGTAGAGAGATTTGATGGAGTTTGCTCaacttttttcataatttttttctCAATTCACTTATGAGAAGTTGCTTCTCTTTTCCAATGGCTGTTAGGCTGTACTCCTTGTGTGCGCATTTTTGCTAGCCTGAATGGAGTGTACTTTGATTTACTGTGTTAATTACAGTTATAGTTCTTATGATTAGCCGAGGGGGTGTCACAACCCCCTTTGCCTTGAGGGTGCAAATTGGAAAGGAGAAGGTAAATGGTTTCTGGTATATGAAGAATCATACCAAAGTGCCATCTATAATTTAAGTTGTTGGGCATGTTCTTACTTAAATAGGATTGATCCTAGACTTATTTCTTCAACCCAACTTCATTTTGTTTTATTCCAAGAACTCTTTCATAGTTTAATAGCAATACAGGGTATTGAAATATGATCAAAACTTTCTATTATCGTAATCGATTAGTTAACATGTTGGTTAACCGTATTCTGAAACACGAAAAAAAATCATTGGCTTATCAAATTATCTATCGAGCCgtgaaaaagattcaacaaaAGACAGAAACAAATCCACTATCTGTTTTACGTCAAGCAATACGTGGAGGGTTCTTTGCCTTGAGGGTGCAAATTGGAAAGGAGAAGGTAAACTGTTTCTGGTATATGAAGAATCATACCAAGTGCCATCTATAATTTAAGTTGTTGGGCATGTTCTTACTTAAATAGGATTGATCCTAGACTTATTTCTTCAACCCAACTTCATTTTGTTTTATTCCAAGAACTCTTTCATAGTTTAATAGCAATACAGGGTATTGAAATATGATCAAAACTTTCTATTGATCCGGCATGGTATTTTATTGATCATTCTCTTTTAGGGTCCCTCGTGTTATTCCAAACTTTACAAAGAGTATGGACTAATCTGTTAGTTCATCCATATGTGTAAGACTAGCTCAACCCCAAAGCGGAGTataacaacctagtataatcccacatgTGGGGTAtgaagagggtagtgtgtacgcagaccttacccctaccctggggtagggaggctgtttccgaaaTACCCTCGGCACAAGGAGATGAAAAAGAGGTAAAGGAACAGTATCAACATACGCCAGGAAGTACCAGCGACCtagaaatcagaaaaataaatgGAAAAAGCAATATCAATAATTACAATGGAAAGGTACTAGGAAACCGGAGCAGAAAAATAGTACGAACACAACAAGTACCACTATCAAACTAAAGCAAGACACTAACAAACTAGCCTGACACCCACAACGGAGTAGAAAAATGCTTAACTACCTACTAACCTACGACCCTAATGCTCGCCCTCCAAACCTTTCTATCAAATGAAGAGAAGTTGAGGCATATGAAGAGAAGCACAAATGCCTCaattaggaggtgtgagaggttgtccTTGGTGGGTATGAGGATAGGTAGAGCTAGgactaagaagtattggggagaggtgattaggcagaaCATGACGCATTTTAAGCTTATCGAGGACATGACCCATGATAAGAGGGTGTGAAGGTCGATGATTAGGGTAGAAGAatagtaggtagtcgagcgttttcctttttctttcccatACCGGGTAATATTTGTGTTAGTATTGTATCTTTCTTATTCTTAGATTGCTATTACTACTTGCTGTTTGATTGCTATCTTTCACTTTGCGTTTCTTGATATctcgttgttgttattgtttgttgCCACTgcttcttttcatcttttctttagcTGAGGGTCTATCGAAGATAGCCTCTCTGCActctcaaggtaggggtaaggtttcgATAGCCTCTCTGCActctcatggtaggggtaaggtctgcgtacatattaccctcctcagacctcacttgtgggaatTCATTAggttttttattgttgttgttgtgatgaTATGTACTAACTGAAATTTCCATGATCTGGATATTAAATAATTGACTAGGGCATCTGATGGAATAAAtaagtaaacaaataaaaaaaaatgaaacatagGATCAAATCTATGAAATATGGAACAAGTATATAGATCAACGTCTCTGTATGAGATTGGGAAATAGTATTTCAAAGATCTTTTTACACCTTCATCTCAAAAGTGACACTTTCTATTTAGGAAGTTTAACAGATTTTTGTCACTACCTTTTTTCGTAGTCCAAACATCTTTTTAGATGCTTTATTATAgaatattttaatttatgtacTTTTATGTAGTTTTAGTTTATGTATATTTAAAAAGAAATTGACAAATTCATACAAAAGATTGATCCGCGGACCTTCTTACTTGCAGCCCTGCATTATCTTGTGATGGAGGGTGTATTATTTCTCTGTGCATTTGAACGAGAATCTGCGCATCCAACAGAATCTAAAGTTAACATTATGTTGTCCAAACATTACAGTTATTATACTTTGCTTATTTTCCAGTTTCTTTGATGTTGCATGCATGTTTCTTATTTAGTGTAACCATTCATTGagttttatagcctgtttggccaagcttctccaaattcaaaagcactttttttttttaaaaaagtgcattttttttttcaaagttgaagtgtttggccaaatttttagaagaaaaaaagtgcttttgagtagaagcagaagcagttttggagaagcagaaaattgTAGCTTCTccccaaaaacacttttttgaaaaacacttttgagaaaaatacacttagaagcactttttaaaagcCAAACACTAATTCctgctcagaagtgtttttcaaattaattagtcaaaatAATCTTACTATACACTGACTCccataaaatatacataaaataaaaataaatattatgttTACTATACGCTGACtcccataaaataaaaaaatctaataaatatatatattacatatatttattttagtaataaaatttattttactcTCAGCAATGATTTTacgtatatttattttatgtcaacgtatagtaaatattatgtatataataaaaaatctaGATACCATTTGAGGTTATCTAGATAAAAATCATTGCAAATAAAAATTAACGGTGTTTAACATTTCTTAGTACAATGTATATTTTACGGATAGTAAATAGATAAATAGTTAATAAATTCTATGTATATTTATTATTTGCTATCTAGATAAATATGTCATCTTTATTTCTTTcggtaaacaagaaaataaagggaATAAATATTTTGTCAGATCttagatttttattaaaaaataaaatgtgttTAGTGTTATGACTAAAAATGCACTTTGTTAAAGTAAATGGACTATTAGTGCTCCATGTGGAAGAATATGTATGACTTTGAGTCTAAAGCCAAAGATAATGTATGTTTTTGGGCTTTTTTCAGTGTTATGACTAAAAGTGCACCACTTTGTTAAAGTAAATGTACTATTAGTGCTCCATGTGAAAGAATATGTATGACTTTGATTCTAAAGCCAAAGATGATGTATTGTTTTGGTCTTTTCCTCAACTGTTTCTCATCAAAAGCAGTtttgaaaaaaagcacttttgagaaaagcagttttgaaaaaaagcacttctcataGTAAGCTGCTTTTGaatcttggccaaacaggctattatacaacacaacaacaacaacaacctagtgtaatcccacaagtgggtaTGGAGAGGGttggatgtacgcagccttacccctacctggagggcagagagactatttccgatagaccctcggctaaatcCAAACAGGCTATTATGCTGGTTCAAAAATTGAGAAGCATAGATATAAGCTGTGGGTCTTCACCCCTCACTTCCTTTTGTGGACTCTTTGGAAGGATAGATTTTGAcattttgtaaatattatatCTGGTTGAGCCGGTTTCTGAAACAACTCGTATTTTGATGCAAACAAATCTTTGCAGATGGGATTGAAGACCTTGTACAGTTCATGAACACTAAATTCCTAACTGGTTTTATTGTATCCTCTTTTGTCCATTCTGTAGATTCTTATTGTTTTTTGTATATCAGTGTCTTCCTGTTCCCCAAAGAAGTTCAATTTTGTGCATTATCTTAGTTGGCAATTGACCTAATTATCATATCTATTTCCCTTCAAGTCTACAATAAAATGTTAAAATTTTGCTGTTGTGAAATTGATCTTCTATTGCATAATTGAATTACAGTGAACTATTTCCATGTAGAATCCATAAAGGACTAATGACATGTCTATAAGCTTTTAAGTATTGTGATATGCAAACTTGTATGATTAGAATTCAAGCTATGGTTAGTATGTAGAAATAAAGatgttttcttcaattcttgcagTTCTTTGAAAAAACAACTTATTACGGCAAGAGATACCAGGCGCGTAGACATATTATGTTATAGGCTTTCGTTGAGCcaaaaaatttcagttggcaccaAAAATTGCCAAAAGCTGTGTGAAGTTCTTGATGAAGCAGTAAAGAAGCTTGAAGCGGATGTAGGCCCTCTGACTGGTTTGCCTGTGAAGATGGCTAGAGGTATTGTGAACAGGCTCTCATTTGGCCCAGCTGTTCAGCAACTTTGTGGCTTGGCTATTGAGTACATAGACGCCCTGCTCTCTGAGAGAGTGTCCCAAATTCCGTCTAATTCTAAGATCAAAGGTAATACTCATTCTAATTTGAGGTTTGTTATTGGAGACATAGACACTGTCCTTATCTATTTATTGATTCTGTAGAATCCCTATCTTTTCATGTGTTACTGTGAtgccttcattcttttctttgtCTAAGTTTGGTGGTCATTTAAGTCAAGTGAAGTAAATACATTTACATGGGGCTAtattttgtagattgctatgtgACGGGATCAAAACTTGTCAGATTTGAAGATGTCTTTGCCTCATCTGTGACTGTTGTTTTGAGTTCTGAAGGAGCTTCTATGGAGAATGTTGTTGGTTACACTTTGTGGCATCGGAAAGCTGATGAAACGGAATATCCAGTAGAACCAACTCGGACATTGTTTTCCCCTAGCACTAGGTTTGTGCTCTCAGATCTGACTCCAGCTACAGCTTACGTTCTCAAGATCGTGTCCCTTGATAGCAAAAGAGAGCTGGGAATGTTTGAAGTTAAATTCTGCACTAGtaaagctggaaatgaattgtcTAATCTGAACTTGAAAAGCTTGGAAGTTGAGAGAAGTCAAAGTCCACCAACGAATTGCAGCAACCTTTCTAATCCTTCTTCAGTGGAGGATGAAACTAATAACATTATTCTCTGCAGCAGTGACGATGAGAACAGAAGGGATAATTGTCTTTCTTGTCGTGACAACACTGATAAAACAATTTCTGCGGACATGTGTTGCAACACAATCGCCTTTACTGGTAAAAGTCAAACAGGAAATGCAGGAGAAATGGTATCTTTCGGCGATGAGGAAGATAGCATGGTGAAAGTAAGCTCCTTGCCGAATACTGATGCTATAAACCTTGAGAACAAGCAGTGTTCAGATGTTCAAACAACAGATGAGACAAGCACCGATAATGGGTCAAATGCACCTCCGCAGACTGCCTTGGAATTTACACCAATTGTCAGTAGTGTGGAAGCTGGCTTGCCTATTACACCCTGCAAATTGGAGAATGTGAAGGGCAGCCTTGGCCGGAAAGGGAAATCGGAACATTGCAGCAAAGATCTTGATAATGGATCAGGGAAGGAGGATGGACCACAAGTTGGCAGCTCTTCGAAGAAGAGAGTTGGAGAATGGCAAGAAGAATGTACTGGAACTGGAGATAAAGATTTCGAGTATTACGTCAAAGTAGTTAGATGGTTAGAATGTGGTGAACATATTGATAAGACATTCAGGCAGAAGTTCTTAACCTGGTATAGCTTAAGAGCTACACCACAAGATGTTAGGATTGTAAAGGCATTCGTTGATAACCTTATCGAAGATCCAGCATCGCTTGCTGGGCAGCTGGTGGATACTTTCTCTGATGTTATCTCAAGCAAGAGATCCTCTGTAGTTCCTGGAGGCTTTTGTCTGAAGCTTTGGCATTAACGGATTCAGAATGGATCCTCTTCTCTCTGCTTCATGATTTATAATTGCAAATCCATGGGGTTTGTTTAGCTTAACATAATTCTTTGATTCCCAAATTGTCCTATATGATCATTATAATTCTATGTTGTAAACATTTAGaccatcttttatttttctcacagGTTGCTTCTGCCCAATTGATCCACATTTCTCTCTGGTGGTTATGAAGTTGGAGTTGGAATGAAAGGGATCTGCTGTAAGATTATCTGAAATAAATATCTATTggatatttgattcttttgaactAGAGATGTTACTTGATTTGTTAAGCATGAAGATTTTGATGTTCATTAGAAGTAGTGCCTTTAGTTTGGATgtcaagaagaagatgaatattTATGAACTGGAATGTTTTGAAGAGAAACGTATCAAAACCTTCAGTATGTGGTGCATTGCAACTTCAAAATGTAGAAGCAATTTTCTGAAGAGAGGAACCAAGGTCTTCATAATATTAGAAAATATACGAATTCAGCGCAATTTATTCATTACTTTCAAGCTAAAAACTTGTTGACTTAATATTTCCTAGCTGGGGTTGTGCTTTAACACATCACACTTCTGCTTCCATTAATACAGCTGGTTTGGATGAAGTAAACTACAACATACCCAGTGTgatcccacaagtagggtcttGAGAGGGTAAGGTGTATGCGAACCTTATCCCCAACCTTGTATGTGTTAGACatgttgtttccgatagatcTCGGGCTCAAGAAAAGTATTTTCAGAACAAGTTTGagaaatacaacagtaaaaaagttatgatgaaaatactgaagaaaaaaaagtattgatagcaaaatagtaaagataaccaaaataaaaagaataacaaTGGTAATAAAACTATAGAAtaagataataataatagtaatactGACAAGGAGAACATGTAACATGGAGTAGATAAGGTGATCTAAACTACATACATGCTCTCCCACAAAAAGCGAGGAATCGTTCGATTACCTACTAACCTTATTGCCTAATCCTTGAAGTCCATGCTCTCCTGTCTAGGGTCATGTCCTCCGTGAGCTGAAGATGTGCCATGTCATGTCTAATCACTTTTCCCCAATTCTTCCTTGGTTTACCTATGTCTCTCCTTAGACCGATCGCTGCCAACCTCTTGCACCTGTTCACTGGGGCATCTATAATCCTGCTCTTAACATGcctgaaccatctaagcctcgcttcccgtatCTTGTTTATCACGGAGGCCACAACCATCTTGCCCCATATATCTTcgttcctaatcttatctctctCAGTATGCCCAAACATTCATATAAGCATCCTCACCCGCTACTGACATCTTCTGAAGGTatgagttcttgactggccaatatTTTTCCCCATACAATAAAGTTGGTCTAACAACTACTCTATAAAACTAAACCTTTAAGTCTTAGTGATATATTTTTATCATATAAGACAGTGGATACATGCCTTTATTTCATCCACCCTGCTCCAGTACAATATGCGACATCATGGTCAGTCTTCCCATTTTCTTGGACTATTGATCCAAAATACTCTTCTCTTGCGGACCACTTGTGTACTAATCCTCACTTTCGTATCAGCCTTATGTGATACGTTATTGAACTTGCActccatgtattttattttactcccgCTCAACTAAAAATCTTTAGACTCTAATgtcatgtctccaaacctccagttTATCGTTAACTCCATTGTatgtctcgtcaatcaatactatttcatctgcaaataacatgtaCCATAGTACCTCCTCTTGAATATGCCGTGTCAATTCATCTATCACCAAtgtaaataaaaatgggctaagggTTGATCCTTGGTGCAACTCCACCTCGAGTGGAAAGTGTTCCGAGTCTCTTCTACTGTTCTCACTCGGATCTTGGCTCTGTCGCACGTGTCTTTAATCGCTCCAATGTTGTAACGATAAAAAAATTTCAACAAGtcagaggtcgtgatggcacctaacaacgcttgctaggcaagccaacgtacAATAGTAATATACGAAAGAACTGCAATAAATGACTAAGAATGGAATAACAACATATCGTAGAAGAAATTCTGAGATAAAcataataagtctaaaaccaACGTCTAACGCAAACTCTCCCAAGAtgtggagtcacaagtacatgagcttctAGAGTATACTAAATATAATGtttaaaaagaaatacaaaactgttCGTGGAAATGGAAACAATACAATAGCAATAGGAAGCTGACTTTAAGGCATGCGAACGGaatgcaac is drawn from Nicotiana tabacum cultivar K326 chromosome 9, ASM71507v2, whole genome shotgun sequence and contains these coding sequences:
- the LOC107793957 gene encoding VIN3-like protein 2; its protein translation is MDNSSFEGFAFDPSKCSKLSMKEKRELVYELSKRSHGAPEMLQSWSRQEILQILCAEMGKERKYTGLTKLKIIENLLKIVSEKNSLEHGSTSNLEMQPSSESGQRSSKRQRKAEHPSRFPIEANNSSTTNVNNSLDNVVYCKNLACRAKLSCEDAFCKRCSCCICRNYDDNKDPSLWLICSSEPPFQGDSCGMSCHLECAIKHGESGIATDKLDEGNNGIFYCVSCGKPNDLLSSLKKQLITARDTRRVDILCYRLSLSQKISVGTKNCQKLCEVLDEAVKKLEADVGPLTGLPVKMARGIVNRLSFGPAVQQLCGLAIEYIDALLSERVSQIPSNSKIKDCYVTGSKLVRFEDVFASSVTVVLSSEGASMENVVGYTLWHRKADETEYPVEPTRTLFSPSTRFVLSDLTPATAYVLKIVSLDSKRELGMFEVKFCTSKAGNELSNLNLKSLEVERSQSPPTNCSNLSNPSSVEDETNNIILCSSDDENRRDNCLSCRDNTDKTISADMCCNTIAFTGKSQTGNAGEMVSFGDEEDSMVKVSSLPNTDAINLENKQCSDVQTTDETSTDNGSNAPPQTALEFTPIVSSVEAGLPITPCKLENVKGSLGRKGKSEHCSKDLDNGSGKEDGPQVGSSSKKRVGEWQEECTGTGDKDFEYYVKVVRWLECGEHIDKTFRQKFLTWYSLRATPQDVRIVKAFVDNLIEDPASLAGQLVDTFSDVISSKRSSVVPGGFCLKLWH